The following coding sequences lie in one Niabella agricola genomic window:
- a CDS encoding glycoside hydrolase family 3 N-terminal domain-containing protein, whose protein sequence is MYSSFCGKAQQLLPYKNSRLPIETRVQDLLSRMSPEEKFWQLFMIPGDLDKAAPDQYKNGLFGFQVSAATTGAGEAAQQMLSYNQSKENALTLAKKINGIQRYFIENTRLGIPLLFFDEALHGLVRSDATSFPQSIGLAATFDTAIMRQVANAIADETKQRGIRQILTPVVNLATDVRWGRTEETYGEDPFLTSAMGVVFVSAFEKKNIVTTPKHFVANVGDGGRDSYPIHWSERFLEETHFLPFKACFQKGGSRSVMTAYNSLDGTACTANSWLLNTKLKKEWGFNGFVISDAGATGGALVLHHTAKDYPESGVQAINGGLDVIFQTDYQHYKLFAPHFYDGKINQERIDDAVARVLRAKFELGLFETPYVDEKKAAIKYDHKPVAKQAALESLVLLKNEDRMLPFAKTIRKLAVIGTDAAEARLGGYSGPGTNKVSILEGLKEKNGATTEILYAPGPGRSDKAWKIIPADLLWHAEGTVLKRGLRFSVFDRIDFSGTPVDTGTDQAIDKLWTLSGPSSKLQQDFYAVRWEGMIRPDASGDYRLGLSGNDGFRLYLDDELVIDNWKKESFRTALVPVSFVKGKTYKLKVEYYEPVGNGKLQLIFQGADDRAARIREAVAVAEKADAVVIAAGIEEGEFRDRALLSLPGMQEELIQRVSKTGKPVVVLLVGGSAITMSNWICGVKSVLQAWYPGEEGGRAVADVLMGDYNPAGRLPITFPLHEAQLPLVYNHKPTGRGDDYENLSGRPLFPFGFGLSYTTFEYSNIRLDKPVIGIADSVRVHFTIKNTGTMAGDEVPQLYIRDDESSLAQPVLALKGLQRVLLKPGDTKELDFLITPELLQLLNQQMKWVVEPGSFSIMIGASSADIRLRTTLIVE, encoded by the coding sequence ATGTATTCATCATTCTGTGGAAAAGCCCAACAGCTATTGCCCTACAAAAATTCCCGCTTGCCCATCGAAACCCGCGTACAGGACCTGCTTTCCCGCATGTCACCAGAGGAAAAGTTCTGGCAGCTATTTATGATACCGGGCGATTTGGACAAGGCTGCGCCGGATCAATATAAGAACGGCTTGTTTGGCTTCCAGGTGAGCGCGGCTACAACCGGTGCCGGTGAAGCGGCCCAGCAAATGCTGAGTTATAACCAGAGTAAGGAGAATGCGTTGACGCTGGCAAAGAAGATCAACGGCATCCAGCGCTATTTTATTGAAAATACCCGGTTGGGGATCCCGTTATTGTTTTTTGATGAAGCACTGCATGGACTGGTGCGTAGCGACGCCACTTCCTTTCCCCAGTCCATCGGTTTGGCTGCCACTTTTGATACGGCAATAATGCGCCAGGTAGCCAATGCCATCGCGGATGAAACAAAGCAAAGAGGGATCCGCCAGATCCTTACTCCGGTAGTGAACCTGGCCACGGACGTGCGTTGGGGAAGAACGGAGGAAACCTATGGGGAAGATCCTTTTCTGACATCAGCAATGGGAGTTGTTTTTGTGAGCGCTTTTGAGAAAAAAAATATCGTTACCACACCGAAACATTTTGTAGCGAATGTGGGCGATGGAGGACGCGATAGCTACCCCATTCACTGGAGTGAACGCTTTTTGGAGGAAACCCATTTTTTGCCGTTTAAGGCTTGTTTTCAAAAAGGCGGAAGCCGGTCGGTTATGACAGCTTATAACTCATTGGATGGAACAGCCTGCACCGCAAACTCCTGGCTATTGAATACAAAACTGAAAAAAGAATGGGGCTTTAATGGTTTTGTAATTTCGGATGCGGGGGCAACCGGCGGGGCGCTGGTGCTGCATCATACGGCAAAAGATTACCCGGAGTCCGGTGTCCAGGCGATCAATGGCGGACTGGATGTGATTTTTCAGACCGACTACCAGCACTACAAATTATTTGCACCGCATTTTTATGACGGGAAGATCAACCAGGAGCGGATCGATGATGCCGTGGCGCGGGTGCTGCGGGCAAAGTTTGAACTGGGGCTTTTTGAAACGCCCTATGTGGATGAAAAGAAGGCAGCCATAAAATATGACCATAAACCGGTGGCAAAACAGGCAGCGCTTGAATCGTTGGTGTTGCTGAAAAATGAAGACCGGATGCTTCCCTTTGCAAAAACGATCCGGAAGCTGGCGGTTATTGGCACCGATGCTGCCGAAGCCCGGCTGGGAGGATACAGCGGCCCGGGTACAAATAAGGTTTCTATACTGGAAGGGCTAAAAGAAAAGAACGGAGCCACCACCGAAATCCTGTATGCTCCCGGCCCGGGAAGGAGCGATAAAGCCTGGAAGATCATTCCGGCAGACCTGCTTTGGCATGCCGAAGGAACGGTTTTAAAAAGAGGGTTACGATTCAGTGTGTTTGACCGTATCGATTTTTCGGGTACGCCGGTTGATACAGGTACTGACCAGGCGATTGATAAGCTCTGGACGCTCTCCGGTCCATCCTCAAAGCTGCAGCAGGATTTTTATGCGGTTCGTTGGGAAGGTATGATCCGGCCGGATGCTTCAGGCGATTATCGGCTGGGATTGAGTGGTAACGATGGTTTTCGTCTGTATCTTGATGATGAGCTGGTCATTGACAACTGGAAAAAAGAGTCTTTCAGAACTGCGCTTGTCCCGGTTTCTTTTGTGAAAGGAAAAACGTATAAGCTAAAAGTAGAGTATTATGAACCGGTGGGTAATGGAAAACTGCAACTGATCTTCCAGGGTGCGGATGATCGGGCGGCCCGGATCCGCGAAGCCGTGGCTGTTGCTGAAAAGGCAGACGCGGTGGTAATTGCTGCGGGTATCGAAGAGGGAGAGTTTAGAGATCGCGCCCTGTTATCGCTTCCCGGCATGCAGGAGGAACTGATACAACGGGTATCAAAAACAGGAAAGCCGGTTGTGGTACTGCTGGTGGGCGGAAGTGCTATAACAATGAGCAATTGGATCTGCGGTGTAAAGTCCGTTCTGCAAGCCTGGTATCCGGGTGAGGAAGGCGGTCGTGCGGTTGCGGATGTATTGATGGGCGACTATAATCCGGCCGGACGCCTACCCATTACCTTTCCGTTACATGAAGCCCAGCTGCCCCTGGTATACAATCATAAGCCGACGGGTCGAGGAGATGATTATGAGAACCTGTCTGGCCGGCCGTTATTTCCCTTTGGTTTTGGGCTTAGTTATACAACATTTGAGTACAGCAATATCCGGCTCGATAAACCGGTCATTGGAATTGCAGATTCGGTACGGGTACATTTTACCATAAAGAATACCGGAACAATGGCCGGCGATGAAGTGCCGCAGCTTTATATCCGTGATGATGAATCGTCGCTTGCACAGCCGGTGCTCGCCTTAAAAGGATTGCAACGGGTGCTGCTGAAGCCCGGAGATACAAAGGAACTTGATTTCCTGATCACACCGGAATTATTGCAGCTGCTGAACCAGCAGATGAAATGGGTGGTTGAGCCCGGGAGTTTTAGTATTATGATTGGCGCCTCTTCCGCGGACATCCGGTTGCGGACGACGTTGATAGTAGAGTAA
- a CDS encoding asparaginase domain-containing protein has translation MAIRIFITGGTFDKEYNMLNGELYFKDTHLQELLEKGRNTVPVEIRTLMMVDSLEMTDEDRELIAYQCEQADEEQIVITHGTDTMSVTAQLLAERIKNKTIVLTGAMIPIKFGSSDGLFNLGSAIAFAQSLPHGVYVAMNGRYFKAGKVRKNRQTGVFEEIA, from the coding sequence ATGGCAATACGCATCTTTATAACCGGTGGAACGTTTGATAAAGAATACAACATGTTGAATGGTGAGCTTTACTTTAAAGACACGCATTTGCAGGAGTTACTTGAAAAAGGACGCAACACCGTACCGGTTGAAATCCGGACCCTGATGATGGTAGACAGCCTGGAAATGACCGATGAAGACCGGGAACTGATCGCTTACCAATGCGAGCAGGCCGATGAAGAACAGATCGTGATCACTCATGGAACGGACACCATGTCTGTAACCGCACAACTGTTAGCAGAACGGATCAAAAACAAAACGATTGTGCTCACCGGGGCTATGATCCCCATTAAGTTTGGTAGCTCCGACGGATTATTCAACCTGGGCAGCGCTATTGCCTTTGCACAATCGCTCCCTCATGGTGTGTACGTAGCCATGAACGGGCGCTATTTCAAAGCCGGCAAAGTACGTAAGAACCGGCAAACGGGTGTGTTTGAAGAAATAGCGTAA